Proteins encoded within one genomic window of Triticum aestivum cultivar Chinese Spring chromosome 2D, IWGSC CS RefSeq v2.1, whole genome shotgun sequence:
- the LOC123049263 gene encoding uncharacterized protein produces MASSAGVALNLGSPPSEKLARGNFILWKTQVLPTLQGAQVTGLLDNSDAAPSRMVEVTKADKTTTLELNPLYGPWIAKDQQVLSYLLNSMSPEILAQVVGKDSAFELWTTVTNLFASQSQSRITNLRIAITNTKKGSMSSSAYMAKMKSLGDELAAVGRPVSDPGMVDYILAGLDRDYDSVVVAIGAVKNTITADDLFAQISAFDQRMEMLGDSSSGGFHSSAIAVYRDRGQSRGRGGRGRGRGDRGDRQPVFQWRQRLQRAPSTAATATAGA; encoded by the coding sequence ATGGCTTCCTCTGCTGGCGTCGCGCTCAACCTCGGTTCGCCGCCATCTGAGAAGCTCGCAAGAGGAAACTTTATCCTCTGGAAGACTCAGGTGCTCCCAACCCTGCAAGGAGCACAGGTAACTGGACTCCTCGACAACTCAGACGCCGCTCCGTCCAGGATGGTGGAGGTCACAAAGGCGGACAAGACCACGACCCTAGAGTTGAATCCTCTGTACGGGCCCTGGATCGCCAAAGACCAGCAGGTCCTATCTTATCTTCTGAATTCTATGTCGCCAGAGATCCTTGCGCAGGTCGTCGGGAAGGACTCCGCTTTTGAGCTCTGGACGACGGTGACAAACCTCTTCGCCTCGCAGTCACAATCTCGGATTACCAATCTGAGAATCGCCATCACCAACACCAAGAAGGGCAGCATGTCAAGCTCGGCGTACATGGCGAAGATGAAGAGCCTCGGGGATGAACTAGCTGCTGTCGGTCGTCCCGTCTCTGATCCGGGGATGGTGGACTACATCTTGGCCGGACTAGACCGCGACTATGACTCCGTGGTGGTGGCGATCGGCGCTGTCAAGAACACCATCACCGCTGATGATCTCTTCGCTCAGATCTCTGCCTTTGATCAAAGGATGGAGATGCTAGGCGATTCATCTTCAGGCGGGTTCCACTCATCTGCTATTGCGGTCTACAGAGACCGTGGACAGTCCCGCGGGCGAGGAGGAAGGGGGCGCGGCcgtggtgaccgcggtgaccgcCAGCCCGTCTTCCAATGGAGGCAGCGGCTTCAGAGGGCGCCCTcgacagcagcaacagcaacagcaggtgCGTGA